A section of the Babylonia areolata isolate BAREFJ2019XMU chromosome 1, ASM4173473v1, whole genome shotgun sequence genome encodes:
- the LOC143290223 gene encoding uncharacterized protein LOC143290223 isoform X1: MRRLTMGRLWLSLSLLSLLAVCLHAMPWDDGAVRPRNVTVQPSTRSVDVHWKPPSRNQSALESYRVRIYAARQPDRKRVQWVPVETHPHEVISCLEPNTEYRVQVFTRFYQNSNISDANSDVVKVFTHPETPVTFVDRLWQQRVSVLIGAIAMLVLVLIFTPCICFCLVRKRRQRGQHWDRMDRDRKNGKTSKDTSLPSATELQSRERAYDTSNDDSRYTVEPVQGLAFRTRPPMDSPPMDSPTNRRDPFAISPPPSYSQTTNRTPSMPLEPAPGLPPMSLPMSDGFDSDHDIDDYQNDLYSNQTFAPPRPPRPGDDLYGNVQY; the protein is encoded by the exons ATGCGTCGTCTAACCATGGGGCGACTCtggctgtccctgtctctgttgtctctgctTGCTGTTTGCTTGCACGCCATGCCTTGGGATGATGgag cagtcaGACCGAGGAACGTCACCGTCCAACCATCCACCCGATCTGTCGACGTCCACTGGAAACCACCCAGCCGGAATCAGTCCGCCCTGGAGTCCTACCGGGTGCGCATTTACGCCGCCAGACAGCCCGACAGGAAGCGGGTACAGTGGGTACCCGTGGAGACCCACCCCCACGAGGTCATATCCTGCCTGGAGCCCAACACGGAGTACCGGGTGCAGGTGTTCACCCGTTTCTACCAGAACAGCAACATCTCGGACGCCAACAGCGACGTGGTGAAGGTATTCACCCACCCGGAAACACCCG TGACCTTCGTGGACCGTCTGTGGCAGCAGAGGGTGTCGGTGCTGATCGGAGCGATAgccatgttggtgttggtgctgataTTCACTCCCTGCATCTGCTTCTGCCTTGTCAGAAA ACGCCGGCAGAGAGGTCAGCACTGGGACAGGATGGACAGAGACCGGAAGAACGGGAAGACGTCCAaagacacctccctccccagcgCCACCGAGCTGCAGAGCCGAGAGAGAGCCTACGACACCAGCAACGACGACAGCCGTTACACCGTGGAACCTGTACAGGGCCTCGCCTTCCGCACGCGTCCCCCCATGGACTCCCCCCCCATGGACTCCCCGACCAATCGGCGCGACCCTTTCGCCATcagtcctcccccctcctactcccaGACCACCAACCGCACCCCCTCCATGCCCTTGGAGCCGGCCCCGGGCCTGCCGCCCATGTCGCTCCCCATGAGTGACGGGTTCGATTCTGACCATGACATTGACGATTATCAGAACGACCTGTACTCCAACCAGACCTTCGCTCCACCGCGCCCTCCCAGGCCTGGGGATGACCTGTATGGAAACGTGCAGTActga
- the LOC143293145 gene encoding uncharacterized protein LOC143293145, producing MGERQSRDVMADVTQMGPRLLHFDAARSSDVVVNRGKPRSAGHCFCLSASPPAGLVGRNGPGLVQQSSDRSMKAAWALALSCAALMRASPTSGSAGVNESTTTWRSGSSSTMNTGQAESTAAVTITSDGVGTGTVRMSRAKPPPIYSTEFHRIWDIQSVFYLTLEPLALVLLTLSALAFLQDRKLASNCYLAAVCLCEAWYMLMLFVHYLCRQHPDCWISLPYVQLSIWSVSYTGLSARRCVYILNGLVSFQRYIAVAFPLKVRSFRFLHKARVSLTLVFVTTCLLHLYRPLQYTPVLIKDDKNQRWTQGFSPLFKAHKDTFLALADLSKYLTIYLPMLVCLLSNCLMIAGLSRHKKALGMVSYRAGTGTRKETDAAKSKVERQMTVTILTSTFLMVLLNSPININEAVSLYSHHYGMLDRDHYLYLVLRRCFSIVSQLCDILVTLTFLVLSTAFRRRFLALFRPLRRAACITLPGQPTSAAATGFSGTAGNSLATITTTAPTPTSRG from the exons ATGGGAGAACGACAGAGCCGTGACGTCATGGCTGACGTGACCCAGATGGGACCCAGACTGTTGCACTTTGACGCAGCTCGCAGTTCGGATGTCGTGGTCAACCGCGGAAAGCCTCGATCAGCTGGCCATTGTTTCTGTCTCAGTGCCTCGCCACCTGCCGGACTTGTGGGCA GAAA CGGTCCAGGCCTGGTCCAGCAGTCTTCAGATCGCAGCATGAAAGCAGCCTGGGCACTGGCGCTGTCCTGTGCTGCACTGATGAGAGCCTCACCCACCTCTGGGTCTGCCGGAGTGAATGAGTCCACCACg ACGTGGCGAAGCGGGTCATCATCCACGATGAACACTGGACAGGCGGAGAGCACAGCTGCTGTGACAATAACCAGTGACGGTGTCGGCACTGGCACTGTGAGGATGTCACGGGCAAAGCCTCCACCCATCTACAGCACTG AGTTCCATCGGATCTGGGACATCCAGAGCGTGTTCTACCTGACTCTGGAGCCGCTGGCTCTGGTGCTGCTGACGCTGAGCGCCCTGGCCTTCCTGCAGGACCGGAAGCTCGCATCCAACTGCTACCTGGCtgccgtctgtctctgtgaggCCTGGTACATGCTGATGCTGTTCGTGCACTAT CTATGCAGACAGCATCCGGACTGCTGGATTAGTCTGCCCTACGTGCAGCTGTCCATCTGGAGTGTGTCCTACACGGGCTTGTCGGCACGCCGCTGTGTGTATATCCTCAACGGCCTCGTGTCGTTCCAGCGCTACATCGCTGTGGCGTTTCCTTTGAAG GTTCGCAGTTTCCGCTTCCTGCATAAAGCACGTGTGTCGCTGACGTTGGTGTTTGTCACCACCTGTCTCCTGCATCTCTACCGGCCCCTGCAGTACACACCTGTCCTCATTAAAG ACGACAAGAACCAAAGGTGGACACAAGGGTTCTCGCCCCTGTTCAAGGCGCACAAGGACACGTTCCTGGCGTTGGCCGACCTGTCCAAGTACCTGACCATATACCTGCCCATGCTTGTCTGCCTGCTGTCCAACTGCCTGATGATCGCGGGCCTCAGCCGCCACAAGAAGGCCCTCGGCATGGTCAGCTACAGGGCTGGCACAGGCACGCGCAAGGAGACAGATGCTGCTAAAAGCAAG gTGGAACGTCAGATGACGGTGACGATCCTGACCTCCACCTTCCTCATGGTCCTGCTCAACTCCCCCATCAACATCAACGAGGCCGTGTCCCTCTACTCCCACCACTACGGCATGCTCGACAGGGACCACTACCTCTACCTCGTCCTGCGACGATGCTTCTCCATCGTTTCG CAACTGTGCGACATTCTGGTGACCCTGACCTTTCTGGTTCTGAGCACGGCCTTCAGACGTCGTTTCTTGGCGCTGTTCCGGCCCCTGCGCCGTGCCGCGTGCATCACGCTCCCTGGCCAGCCGACCTCTGCTGCCGCCACAGGGTTCTCTGGCACTGCAGGGAACAGCCtggccaccatcaccacaacggCACCGACCCCAACGTCCAGGGGATGA
- the LOC143290223 gene encoding uncharacterized protein LOC143290223 isoform X2 gives MRRLTMGRLWLSLSLLSLLAVCLHAMPWDDGVRPRNVTVQPSTRSVDVHWKPPSRNQSALESYRVRIYAARQPDRKRVQWVPVETHPHEVISCLEPNTEYRVQVFTRFYQNSNISDANSDVVKVFTHPETPVTFVDRLWQQRVSVLIGAIAMLVLVLIFTPCICFCLVRKRRQRGQHWDRMDRDRKNGKTSKDTSLPSATELQSRERAYDTSNDDSRYTVEPVQGLAFRTRPPMDSPPMDSPTNRRDPFAISPPPSYSQTTNRTPSMPLEPAPGLPPMSLPMSDGFDSDHDIDDYQNDLYSNQTFAPPRPPRPGDDLYGNVQY, from the exons ATGCGTCGTCTAACCATGGGGCGACTCtggctgtccctgtctctgttgtctctgctTGCTGTTTGCTTGCACGCCATGCCTTGGGATGATGgag tcaGACCGAGGAACGTCACCGTCCAACCATCCACCCGATCTGTCGACGTCCACTGGAAACCACCCAGCCGGAATCAGTCCGCCCTGGAGTCCTACCGGGTGCGCATTTACGCCGCCAGACAGCCCGACAGGAAGCGGGTACAGTGGGTACCCGTGGAGACCCACCCCCACGAGGTCATATCCTGCCTGGAGCCCAACACGGAGTACCGGGTGCAGGTGTTCACCCGTTTCTACCAGAACAGCAACATCTCGGACGCCAACAGCGACGTGGTGAAGGTATTCACCCACCCGGAAACACCCG TGACCTTCGTGGACCGTCTGTGGCAGCAGAGGGTGTCGGTGCTGATCGGAGCGATAgccatgttggtgttggtgctgataTTCACTCCCTGCATCTGCTTCTGCCTTGTCAGAAA ACGCCGGCAGAGAGGTCAGCACTGGGACAGGATGGACAGAGACCGGAAGAACGGGAAGACGTCCAaagacacctccctccccagcgCCACCGAGCTGCAGAGCCGAGAGAGAGCCTACGACACCAGCAACGACGACAGCCGTTACACCGTGGAACCTGTACAGGGCCTCGCCTTCCGCACGCGTCCCCCCATGGACTCCCCCCCCATGGACTCCCCGACCAATCGGCGCGACCCTTTCGCCATcagtcctcccccctcctactcccaGACCACCAACCGCACCCCCTCCATGCCCTTGGAGCCGGCCCCGGGCCTGCCGCCCATGTCGCTCCCCATGAGTGACGGGTTCGATTCTGACCATGACATTGACGATTATCAGAACGACCTGTACTCCAACCAGACCTTCGCTCCACCGCGCCCTCCCAGGCCTGGGGATGACCTGTATGGAAACGTGCAGTActga